One Psychrosphaera aestuarii DNA window includes the following coding sequences:
- a CDS encoding tryptophan halogenase family protein yields MSKIQSPSLDNSQHIKNIVIVGGGSAGWMTAAMLAKQLGQRVSITLVESDEIGTIGVGEATIPPIKNFNRILGIDETEFLSFCNGSIKLAIEFENWTRIGHKYMHPFGSFAADFDYMSFPYYWLKANAEGYQRNLEEFSYAWHLASNNKFHPPSLDRNSLASTFDYAFHFDASQYALFLRNYSEGLGVKRIEGKVSNVQLCPHSGNISKLELEQNSEHSGCDVLSADFFIDCSGQRALLLGDALGVGFESWQHYLLNDRAVAVQTAHMKTLSPYTRSIAHHAGWQWRIPLQTRMGNGNVYSSQYMSEQEAEALLLSSVEGPTLTEPKHIKFKTGRRQQFWQKNCVAIGLSAGFLEPLESTSLHLIQSGIMRLVRLFPDMSMSETLQQEYNNSTVKEYEAIRDFIILHYNATERDDSEYWRHCSNIDIPESLKSRIALYKEHGHLMIHDKELFKHENWMAVLAGQNVLPQSVGPVMASRNALDLNKTLESIYNNMKQTATSAVSHEMYLMKNCPFKA; encoded by the coding sequence ATGTCAAAGATACAAAGCCCCTCTTTGGACAACAGTCAACATATTAAAAACATTGTCATAGTGGGCGGTGGTAGCGCAGGTTGGATGACAGCTGCGATGTTAGCCAAACAATTAGGACAACGTGTCTCGATCACTTTGGTTGAGTCTGACGAAATTGGCACCATAGGTGTTGGCGAAGCGACCATTCCACCGATTAAAAACTTTAACCGAATTTTAGGTATAGACGAAACCGAGTTTTTATCATTTTGTAACGGTAGCATTAAGCTTGCTATTGAGTTTGAGAATTGGACCCGTATCGGCCACAAATACATGCATCCGTTTGGAAGCTTTGCTGCTGATTTTGATTATATGTCGTTTCCCTATTATTGGTTAAAGGCAAATGCAGAGGGTTATCAACGTAATCTAGAAGAGTTTTCTTATGCTTGGCACTTGGCCAGTAATAATAAATTCCACCCGCCAAGTCTAGACCGCAATTCATTGGCATCAACCTTTGACTATGCCTTTCATTTTGACGCTAGCCAATACGCGTTATTTTTAAGAAACTATTCTGAAGGCCTAGGGGTTAAACGAATTGAAGGAAAGGTATCAAACGTTCAGTTATGCCCTCATTCAGGAAATATTAGTAAGCTTGAGTTAGAGCAAAACTCTGAGCATTCTGGTTGTGATGTTTTATCGGCGGATTTTTTTATTGATTGTTCCGGGCAAAGAGCTTTATTACTTGGCGATGCCTTAGGCGTTGGGTTTGAGTCTTGGCAACACTATTTACTGAATGACAGAGCGGTAGCTGTTCAAACTGCTCATATGAAAACGCTAAGCCCATATACTCGTTCTATTGCTCACCATGCAGGCTGGCAATGGCGTATCCCGCTGCAAACCAGAATGGGTAATGGCAATGTTTACTCAAGCCAATATATGAGTGAACAAGAGGCAGAAGCTCTGTTGCTCAGCAGCGTTGAAGGTCCAACATTAACCGAGCCGAAACACATCAAGTTTAAAACAGGTCGTCGCCAGCAATTTTGGCAAAAGAACTGTGTGGCAATCGGCTTGTCTGCTGGTTTTCTAGAACCACTAGAGTCCACTAGCCTACATCTAATTCAATCGGGCATTATGAGGCTTGTTCGACTTTTCCCTGACATGTCGATGAGTGAAACCCTTCAACAAGAATACAATAACTCAACAGTTAAAGAATATGAGGCGATTAGAGACTTTATTATTTTGCACTATAACGCTACCGAGAGAGACGACAGCGAATATTGGCGACACTGCTCAAACATAGACATTCCGGAGTCACTAAAATCACGTATAGCGCTATACAAAGAGCATGGTCACTTAATGATTCATGATAAAGAGTTGTTTAAGCATGAAAACTGGATGGCGGTATTAGCTGGACAAAACGTATTGCCACAATCAGTAGGCCCAGTTATGGCATCGCGAAATGCATTAGATTTGAATAAAACGTTAGAGTCGATATATAACAACATGAAACAAACCGCAACGAGTGCGGTAAGCCATGAAATGTATTTAATGAAAAACTGTCCCTTTAAAGCTTAA
- a CDS encoding TonB-dependent receptor: MKKFKPSALTLALMLGGVTIASMPTMAVEETDKDKKAIAEAKAKAEAEKDSDVEVIEVRGFRRSLIQSLNTKRYSDTVVEAVSADDMGSLPDVSIADAISRLPGVTAVRSGGQSSELNIRGMSGGFVFATLNGREVVTDQGGRSVQFDQYPSELINQVQVYKSQKASLVEGGVAGSIELQTADALDNDQEHTFTVQTKLSYNDSADEHPDADPLGNRFSFSYQGKFMDDTVGVSLGYARLQQPRISTQFVNYQPRLGVLPFDGAQDGGLTLPTYDENGVQDGTQSGNYIVPQGFELMARGGEELRQGLMGSISFRPNESLTIKADGFYSKFDSQGIDRGYRVNGIGSILDGSSIDFENPILAGENGEYIVGGTYYRDRGDVNDNPPYPRFNNTLTLQTQADDNTTESEVMSFGVNAEWIVNDNLVVDFDIAHSEGESDYRDEVMRLAIFQDASAMNPVVTDDIVVNIETNGLNLPNLSFNQDVTNALTDPNRMMVGSLEKYPHLENNESNSARVDFKYTLDNDHLSSLEAGVRWADRSYKSARKAYNYGDIAGYGINLRNGNYILGYDENGQPIESETYRPYQLQAGDYEIVQLQGEFANFPAFISVDNSYIEGVWLGSEDTQARKDWRYDWTIWQESEIKEETLTAYFQANLDTELFGLPLTGNVGVRVIHTEQNATGVEDPVIKNDGDPITDDFGVTKTVYKHTTLGIDYTDVLPSINLNFQLTDQDQLRFAAAKVMSRPNMSDMAVSGAWSYNTDEFDESVKEADLNRDTSPEVRPFYATQFDLSLEHYFVETDGAIVFALYYKDIENFPEKVTIQNYDFAADGITAPSVDNNGVPVASGDYSVLLNNGKGGYFRGAEIAYTQTFSFLPELWQGLGVAASFSYTESEVTSEFEAVSGLGDQTTPYPFLSPRVWSATVFYDYDDTFSTRVNARYREEYVGNQIAIGDEQKAYFAEELVVDFQASYQFTEELQGVFSVNNLTDEPNRSYFGNEAATGTLQYFGRQFYFGLNAKF; encoded by the coding sequence ATGAAAAAGTTCAAGCCAAGTGCGCTAACGCTAGCTTTAATGCTGGGCGGCGTCACTATTGCTTCGATGCCTACTATGGCGGTTGAAGAAACCGACAAAGACAAAAAGGCAATCGCTGAGGCAAAAGCCAAAGCTGAAGCAGAAAAAGATTCTGATGTAGAGGTTATCGAAGTTCGCGGCTTTAGACGCAGCTTAATTCAATCACTTAATACTAAACGTTATTCAGATACTGTTGTAGAAGCAGTTTCCGCCGATGACATGGGCTCGTTACCTGACGTTTCCATCGCCGACGCTATTTCTAGACTACCTGGTGTTACGGCTGTTCGCTCTGGCGGTCAGTCTAGTGAATTAAACATTCGTGGTATGTCTGGCGGTTTTGTATTTGCAACATTGAATGGCCGTGAAGTGGTTACCGACCAGGGCGGTCGCTCTGTTCAGTTTGACCAGTACCCTTCAGAGCTTATCAATCAGGTTCAAGTTTATAAATCACAAAAAGCATCTTTAGTTGAAGGTGGTGTTGCCGGTTCAATTGAACTGCAAACGGCGGATGCACTTGATAACGATCAAGAGCACACCTTCACAGTACAAACAAAACTGAGTTACAACGATTCAGCAGACGAGCACCCAGATGCAGACCCACTTGGTAACCGTTTTAGTTTTTCTTACCAAGGTAAATTCATGGACGACACCGTTGGTGTTTCCCTTGGATATGCGCGTTTACAGCAACCTCGTATTTCTACGCAGTTTGTTAACTATCAACCACGTTTAGGCGTATTGCCGTTTGACGGTGCGCAAGATGGTGGCCTAACGCTACCGACTTACGACGAGAATGGTGTTCAAGACGGTACTCAGTCTGGTAACTATATTGTTCCTCAGGGCTTTGAATTAATGGCTCGTGGTGGTGAAGAACTTCGCCAAGGCTTAATGGGCTCCATCTCATTTAGACCTAACGAATCGTTAACGATAAAAGCGGATGGTTTTTACTCTAAGTTTGATTCACAAGGCATCGACCGAGGTTACCGTGTAAACGGTATCGGCTCTATTTTAGATGGTTCATCTATCGACTTTGAAAATCCAATTTTAGCGGGTGAGAACGGTGAATATATCGTTGGCGGTACTTATTATCGTGACCGTGGCGATGTTAATGACAATCCTCCTTATCCTCGTTTTAACAATACATTAACCTTGCAAACTCAAGCCGATGACAATACTACTGAAAGTGAAGTTATGTCGTTTGGTGTTAATGCAGAATGGATTGTTAATGACAACCTTGTTGTTGATTTTGACATTGCTCACTCAGAAGGTGAGTCGGACTATCGCGATGAAGTTATGCGACTTGCTATTTTCCAAGATGCATCTGCGATGAACCCAGTAGTTACCGATGACATCGTTGTTAACATAGAAACTAATGGTTTAAATTTACCAAACCTTTCATTTAATCAAGATGTTACTAATGCTCTGACCGACCCAAATCGTATGATGGTTGGATCGCTAGAAAAGTATCCTCACCTTGAAAACAATGAGTCAAATTCAGCTCGCGTAGACTTTAAATACACCTTAGACAATGATCACTTATCATCGCTTGAAGCGGGTGTGCGTTGGGCCGATCGTAGCTATAAAAGTGCTCGTAAAGCTTACAACTACGGTGACATTGCTGGATACGGCATCAACCTTCGTAACGGTAACTACATCCTAGGTTATGACGAAAATGGCCAACCAATTGAGAGTGAGACTTATCGTCCTTATCAATTACAAGCTGGCGATTATGAAATCGTTCAACTACAAGGTGAGTTTGCCAACTTCCCTGCCTTTATCTCTGTAGATAACTCATACATTGAAGGTGTGTGGTTAGGCAGCGAAGATACTCAGGCTCGAAAAGACTGGCGTTATGACTGGACAATTTGGCAAGAAAGCGAAATCAAAGAAGAAACGTTGACGGCTTATTTCCAAGCAAACTTAGACACTGAGTTATTTGGTTTACCGCTTACCGGTAACGTTGGTGTTCGTGTTATTCATACCGAGCAAAATGCAACTGGTGTTGAAGATCCTGTAATTAAAAACGATGGTGACCCAATTACCGACGACTTTGGTGTGACAAAAACGGTATACAAACATACTACTTTAGGTATTGATTATACTGATGTTTTACCGTCGATTAACTTGAACTTCCAATTGACAGACCAAGATCAACTTCGCTTTGCCGCTGCAAAAGTTATGTCACGTCCAAACATGAGTGACATGGCCGTGAGCGGTGCTTGGTCATACAATACGGACGAGTTTGATGAGTCAGTTAAAGAAGCCGATTTAAATCGTGATACTTCTCCTGAAGTTCGCCCTTTCTACGCTACACAGTTTGATCTTTCATTAGAGCACTACTTTGTAGAAACAGATGGCGCCATTGTTTTTGCTCTTTATTACAAAGACATTGAAAACTTCCCTGAGAAAGTAACTATTCAAAACTATGACTTCGCGGCCGATGGCATCACAGCGCCAAGTGTTGATAATAACGGTGTACCTGTTGCCTCTGGTGACTACTCGGTATTGTTAAACAACGGTAAAGGCGGTTACTTCCGCGGTGCAGAAATTGCTTATACGCAAACATTCAGTTTCTTACCAGAGTTATGGCAAGGCCTAGGTGTTGCAGCGAGCTTCTCTTACACAGAGAGTGAAGTTACTTCAGAATTCGAAGCGGTTTCTGGTTTAGGTGATCAAACGACACCTTACCCATTCCTTTCACCACGTGTTTGGTCTGCAACTGTGTTCTATGATTATGATGACACTTTCTCGACTCGCGTTAATGCACGCTACCGTGAAGAGTATGTTGGCAATCAGATTGCTATCGGTGATGAGCAAAAAGCTTACTTCGCTGAAGAGCTGGTTGTTGATTTCCAAGCGTCTTATCAATTTACAGAAGAGCTTCAGGGCGTATTCTCAGTAAATAACCTTACTGATGAGCCTAACCGTTCGTACTTTGGTAATGAAGCTGCGACAGGTACTTTGCAGTACTTTGGTCGTCAATTCTATTTTGGACTGAACGCTAAGTTCTAA
- a CDS encoding DUF418 domain-containing protein: protein MTTNEPLQPQELAPVKTQERIVIMDLLRGFALIGILLMNIEWFNRPISELLSFDYSSTGADYASSWLVLVFVQGKFYKLFALLFGMGFAVMLLRAEQVGRPFKAWFTRRMLVLYLIGLAHMAFLWGGDILHDYAVGGMMLLGVVLLMRTKRFAKRNRPAVYAKIGFYMIFIPLTISVIAGAVYGTVKDQTEMKVGWQKEQQVILLADKLIAESKENGTFNLTQAQYDALKNSDNSEYDHAADDISSEVTEQDSNSEALTESDSVTDTQELIEPELTNEQLAQKRLEAAQKRDFRYAKEAESLLNPSYLEVTKYRWDYAVSNLSNSIIFGLGVILPLFLVGYWLVASGKMSNIEKHRTFFKVMCVGGLAFGIPVSIGAALIMNHPATKGAIEINSVSNSLFYFGQFALCSGYLGAIALLSLKAGFVRWFGWLSPIGKMALTNYIMHSVILSSIFYGYGFAQFGNIPRSEQMLMVVAIIVFQAIVSSLWLRVFNYGPLEWLWRCATYMKLQPMKRVS from the coding sequence ATGACAACCAATGAACCTCTTCAACCGCAAGAATTAGCGCCGGTAAAAACACAAGAACGCATCGTTATAATGGACCTACTAAGAGGTTTTGCGTTAATTGGTATTTTGCTAATGAACATCGAATGGTTTAACCGACCAATTTCGGAGTTACTGAGTTTTGACTATAGCTCTACTGGAGCTGATTATGCCTCTAGTTGGTTAGTCTTAGTTTTTGTGCAAGGCAAGTTTTATAAATTATTTGCACTGTTATTTGGTATGGGTTTTGCGGTGATGCTACTTAGAGCGGAGCAAGTTGGTCGACCGTTTAAAGCCTGGTTTACCAGACGTATGCTGGTGTTGTACTTAATTGGTTTAGCGCATATGGCATTTTTATGGGGTGGTGACATTTTACATGACTATGCTGTCGGCGGCATGATGTTATTAGGTGTTGTTTTGTTAATGCGTACAAAGCGCTTTGCTAAGCGAAACCGTCCAGCGGTGTATGCAAAAATTGGTTTTTATATGATTTTCATCCCACTGACAATATCTGTAATCGCAGGCGCGGTATACGGAACAGTGAAAGATCAAACCGAGATGAAAGTTGGTTGGCAAAAGGAGCAACAAGTCATTCTGTTGGCCGATAAACTGATCGCTGAAAGCAAAGAGAACGGTACTTTTAACCTCACCCAAGCTCAATATGACGCACTAAAAAATAGTGATAACAGTGAATATGATCACGCTGCAGATGACATTTCTTCAGAAGTTACCGAACAAGATTCCAACTCAGAAGCGCTGACCGAGAGCGATTCGGTGACAGACACCCAAGAGCTTATTGAACCTGAGTTAACAAACGAGCAATTAGCACAAAAGCGGCTTGAAGCTGCTCAGAAGAGAGATTTCCGTTATGCTAAAGAAGCTGAATCGCTATTAAATCCAAGCTATTTGGAAGTGACTAAGTACCGTTGGGATTACGCGGTAAGTAATTTATCAAACTCTATTATTTTTGGTTTAGGCGTTATCTTGCCATTATTTCTCGTAGGCTACTGGTTAGTCGCGAGCGGTAAAATGAGCAACATAGAAAAGCATAGAACCTTCTTTAAAGTCATGTGTGTTGGTGGGCTAGCTTTTGGTATTCCGGTTAGTATTGGCGCTGCATTAATTATGAATCACCCAGCAACTAAAGGTGCCATTGAAATTAATTCGGTAAGTAATAGTTTATTTTATTTTGGCCAATTTGCATTATGTTCAGGTTATCTTGGTGCGATTGCTTTATTAAGTTTAAAAGCTGGGTTTGTTCGTTGGTTTGGTTGGTTATCACCTATCGGTAAAATGGCATTAACTAATTACATTATGCATTCGGTTATCTTATCAAGTATTTTTTATGGATATGGTTTTGCGCAGTTCGGTAACATCCCAAGAAGTGAACAGATGCTGATGGTTGTCGCGATAATTGTATTCCAAGCTATTGTAAGTAGTTTATGGTTAAGAGTATTTAACTATGGCCCACTTGAATGGTTATGGCGATGCGCAACCTATATGAAACTTCAGCCAATGAAGCGAGTTTCTTAG
- the yqfB gene encoding N(4)-acetylcytidine aminohydrolase, which produces MDKITFFERFEADILSGVKTITIRDEAESHFKPGSEVDVATFEDNRHFCRIKIKSVEPISFANLNERHALQENMTLTQLRQVITDIYPGITHFFVISFVVI; this is translated from the coding sequence GTGGATAAAATCACCTTTTTTGAACGTTTCGAAGCGGACATTTTAAGTGGTGTTAAAACCATAACAATCCGCGATGAGGCCGAGTCTCATTTTAAGCCAGGCAGTGAAGTCGATGTAGCAACGTTTGAGGATAACCGCCATTTTTGTCGAATAAAAATTAAATCAGTTGAACCTATTAGTTTCGCTAATTTAAATGAACGTCATGCTCTGCAAGAGAACATGACATTGACTCAGCTCAGGCAGGTTATAACCGACATTTACCCAGGCATAACCCACTTTTTTGTTATTAGCTTTGTTGTAATTTAG